The genomic interval CTGGCTTTCCTTTCTTTTTGAAGGTAAAGCGCTCAATAATTTTTCCGTCCGCAGGGTCAGTATCCGGCAGTTTTTCTTTGACTGGTTCGCCGGTATAGCCAGCCAGATTTGCCCAGTAGGCAAATGTTCTGTCGGTAGAACGGACATATCCAAAGGTAACATTACCTGAAACCATCATGCCACCCTGGTACAGGTTTAGCGGATCATCAGTACCATTGATGATCATCACCGGAATAGGGCGTTTTACTTCAATACAATCCAGGTTATTGGTATCAGGTAGGTTGGCAATAATAGCAGTAACCGCTTTAAATCTTTCCGGCATAGTGAGTGCCAGTTTATAGGCCATATGTCCGCCCCCGGAGGTACCCATGGCAAATACTTTTTTTGTGTTATATTTCTTACTGAAATAGTCTATCATTCCGGCGAAAAAAGCATTCTCATTGATATTTTCGATATTGGCAGTAGAAGTGGCAGCTTTCCGGCATTCATTCCAGTAATTCTTATAGCCATTGGGATATACCAGCAACAGTTTTTCTGCTTTTGCTTTTTCTTCCAGTTTAGCCGTTGCTTTCATCATACCCATACCATTGCCACCGGAACCATGCATCACAAATACCAGATTCTCCCGTTTGCTATCACCTGGGTCAGTGAAATGAAAACTCCGGTAATTCCCCTCAATTAACAGTGAATCGGTAATCACTTGTGCCTGGACTTGTGAAGCGTAGAAAATGGTAATTATTAGAAGCGTTAGTTTGCTCATTATTTGGCTAATTTTTATTGTAACCAGATTGATATGATGCATTTTCATTATCCACTTAATTTAAATATGGGTGTTTAATTTGGTTTTATAAATTGCCAGCTTGAGGCCAATTTTTCCAATGATTGTTCGACTCAAGCGTAGGTTCCCACTTACTTTTATTACTTGTAACAAGTATGTCTGCAATCATCTGAAATGTCTCATATTCACTAGGCTTTGTTCCTATCATTTCATTTTCATAATAAGTGTATTCCTTATGGTGCCATTGATCAATACTCATAAGTTTTGGTAAGTCTTTTGGAAGACATATATGTAATTCTTCATCTGTAGCTCTAAAAAGTTCAACATTTTCTTCATCCAAATACCTTATTAAAGCTACAAAGTCTATTAAGTCTTCCGGGTTATCATCCTCTCTTATCTCTATTCCCTTATTGCGATAGTTTACAAGATTGTGCTCAATGGCTATATCTGTATTTCTCACCTTAACTGTTTTGGCTAAATTTGATACCAGTTCAAAACTATCAGATATTCTATCTAACTCTTCCCCACTAATCAGGTCAACCCATTTTGTATTACAGGTGAAGCGGTTATCTAACCCAGCTTTGTCAAGATTAGAAAGACAATTCCCAAAATATGTTAATTCAATGGCAACAACTAATCCCCGGTTTAAATATCCTGTTTTCTCGAAGACAATTGCCCAACAGGTACTATCTGCAAATAAATTAATTCTGCTACCTGCCAAATAAAAATAGCCATGTCCTAAATCAGGAAAAAACTTATATGGATCAGAAACTTTTGCGCTATCGAGTTCAGCTAAAATAGATTCTTTGCTATAATGAATCATTTTATCTTTTTTTGATTGACATCCTATAAAAATGAATAATAAATAGCAGATTGATAATTTATTGCACAATCTAATGGCAGCTACTATCATTTTAGCTCAGCAATCTCAATAAAACTTCCGCTCTACAATCTCCAGAAAATTCATTACCTCCTCATTATTAAAATCCCAGCGGTAGGTTGCGGCATATCTGGTATTTACCAGGTCCATGGCCGATTGATGATCCGGGCATTTCTCCAGTTCCGCTAATGCCTGGTTGAAAGCTGTTCCGTCGCCCTTAAATAATTCATTGATGAACAAAAAACGCTGGTTGAGTGAAATAGCACTTTTTAAATCATCTATCTTCGCTTTCTGATGTTTATCCAGCAATGTTGGCTTGGGGCCTTGCTTGAGGCGGTCGTTGAGGGTAGGCTGCTCCCGGATAAACTTTTCATAAAGATTTACTGGCTTATCATTCACAATCACAGGTTTTACCGCTTCCGTTTTTACCGGTTCCGGCGGTTTCACCGGCTCAACAGGCTTTACTGGTTCAACTTGTGGTACTGGCCCTACAGGCGTTTTGGCTACCGGCGTGGGAGGTGTATGCGCCGCTTTTACAAACTTTTCAATGTCAACCTGAATTTCCGGCAAAGGCAAGGTAGGCTGCTCCTGCAAAGGAACTCTCTTTTCCGGAGCCGGTACTTTGGGTTCGTGTCTGGGTTCTTCTGGCGCAACTTCCCGCTTGTCCAGTTCAAATATGATTGGCTCAATTACAGGTTCCGGTTGCTTAGGCTGTGGTTGTTTAACTTGTGCCTGCTCCAGCAGCAAATCATTTTCATCCAGTGGAACGGCCTGTGAAAATGACTCTATATACGAAGCTGCTGGTTCCAGCTGGTCCTGGAATTGTGCATATACTTCATTCAGCAAGGTAATCGCCTGCTGAACCGGCACTTCACTTGGATTCAAACTTTCCATGCGGTCAGTGAGCGCCTGATAGAAAGGCTTGTGTATCTGCACATACCGGCCAGTCTCTTTAAATTGCGCTATATTTACTTTTCCGCTTTTGTTGGCACGAAGTAAATCTTCAACAAAGGTGTAGGGAGATAAAAGTAAAGTGAGGGTAGAAACTACAGCCCGGTTCACCAATGGCTCAAAATGTTCCCGGCGTACAGAAATATGCCTTGAAACTGTGTTCATAAACTGCTTTAGAGCTTCCTGTACCTCAATAGTATGGTAATCAAAGTA from Rhodocytophaga rosea carries:
- a CDS encoding alpha/beta hydrolase family esterase produces the protein MSKLTLLIITIFYASQVQAQVITDSLLIEGNYRSFHFTDPGDSKRENLVFVMHGSGGNGMGMMKATAKLEEKAKAEKLLLVYPNGYKNYWNECRKAATSTANIENINENAFFAGMIDYFSKKYNTKKVFAMGTSGGGHMAYKLALTMPERFKAVTAIIANLPDTNNLDCIEVKRPIPVMIINGTDDPLNLYQGGMMVSGNVTFGYVRSTDRTFAYWANLAGYTGEPVKEKLPDTDPADGKIIERFTFKKKGKPEVALLKVIGGKHDYPNDIDVHEEAWKFFKRQ
- a CDS encoding DUF7003 family protein, with translation MIVAAIRLCNKLSICYLLFIFIGCQSKKDKMIHYSKESILAELDSAKVSDPYKFFPDLGHGYFYLAGSRINLFADSTCWAIVFEKTGYLNRGLVVAIELTYFGNCLSNLDKAGLDNRFTCNTKWVDLISGEELDRISDSFELVSNLAKTVKVRNTDIAIEHNLVNYRNKGIEIREDDNPEDLIDFVALIRYLDEENVELFRATDEELHICLPKDLPKLMSIDQWHHKEYTYYENEMIGTKPSEYETFQMIADILVTSNKSKWEPTLESNNHWKNWPQAGNL